Proteins encoded within one genomic window of Prosthecobacter fusiformis:
- the tnpC gene encoding IS66 family transposase, translating to MEAEIEKQAAAAKPKKPRKPREDRVPEHLPAVEEIIEPQEVKAAPESWRCMGEEVTEQLDYEPARFLRRRLIRRKYVKREEPHLTPIIAPLNTLQERSLAAPGLLAAIIVGKYCDHLPLYRQEQIYSTRHGVDIPRQSMARWLALAADWLTPVYEQNRSSVMAGGYVQVDETPVEYLSPGHGQTKQGYLWTCKRPGADVCFTWATSRSSACLGNILPGDFGGTVQCEGYAAYPAYSPQSHRTRSSGLLGACPAQVH from the coding sequence TTGGAGGCTGAGATCGAAAAGCAGGCAGCCGCGGCAAAACCCAAAAAACCACGCAAACCGCGTGAAGACCGTGTCCCTGAGCACCTGCCCGCAGTGGAAGAAATCATCGAGCCTCAGGAGGTCAAAGCCGCTCCTGAATCATGGCGCTGCATGGGCGAAGAAGTCACCGAACAGCTCGACTATGAACCGGCCCGGTTCCTGCGCCGCCGCCTCATCCGGCGCAAGTATGTGAAGCGTGAAGAGCCCCACCTGACGCCCATCATCGCCCCTTTGAACACTTTGCAAGAGCGCAGCCTCGCCGCCCCCGGCCTGCTGGCCGCCATCATCGTGGGCAAATACTGTGACCACCTGCCGCTGTATCGCCAGGAGCAGATTTACTCCACCCGTCATGGAGTGGACATCCCGCGCCAAAGCATGGCCCGTTGGCTGGCCCTGGCAGCCGACTGGCTCACCCCCGTTTATGAGCAGAACCGCAGCAGCGTGATGGCCGGAGGTTACGTGCAAGTGGATGAGACACCGGTGGAGTATTTAAGCCCCGGCCACGGCCAGACCAAACAAGGCTACCTGTGGACCTGCAAGCGACCCGGAGCCGACGTGTGCTTCACCTGGGCCACCAGCCGCAGCTCCGCCTGCCTGGGCAACATCTTGCCAGGGGACTTCGGCGGCACCGTGCAGTGCGAAGGCTACGCCGCCTATCCAGCCTACAGCCCGCAGTCGCACAGGACTCGTTCTAGCGGGCTGCTAGGCGCATGCCCGGCGCAAGTACATTGA
- the tnpA gene encoding IS66 family insertion sequence element accessory protein TnpA produces MNKEAIVLKNDRVGRVQTPVERQIALVLEYERSGLSRPRFAAMAGVKYQTFVSWRRKDGLSSSVRQQQRVRPVSFVEAVFSAGAGEAAGTRSTADLVLELSCGVKLHIQCSAHITLAVQLLNALQESRPC; encoded by the coding sequence ATGAACAAAGAGGCCATTGTATTGAAGAATGATCGAGTGGGGCGCGTGCAGACGCCTGTGGAGCGACAGATTGCCCTGGTGCTGGAGTATGAGCGCAGCGGCTTGTCGCGGCCGCGCTTTGCGGCGATGGCCGGAGTCAAATATCAAACTTTCGTGAGCTGGCGGCGTAAGGATGGCCTGTCCAGCTCAGTACGGCAGCAGCAGCGGGTCAGGCCAGTGTCTTTTGTGGAGGCTGTCTTCTCCGCAGGAGCGGGTGAAGCGGCGGGAACCCGCTCCACGGCGGATCTGGTCCTTGAGCTGTCCTGTGGCGTGAAACTGCACATTCAATGTTCGGCTCACATCACCCTGGCGGTGCAACTTCTCAACGCTTTGCAGGAGTCGCGGCCATGCTGA